In Phaseolus vulgaris cultivar G19833 chromosome 7, P. vulgaris v2.0, whole genome shotgun sequence, the genomic stretch agaagaagaagaaggagtgggagaggaagaggaagaaggaggAGAAAGTGAGAAGATGAATGCAGAGAAAGTGGTGGAgatgagagaaagagaaaaaggtcTTCTTGTTGTTGAGGATGATGGTGAAGAAGTTGCAAGGATGATATTACATGGATATTTTGTGAATGGCAAAGGGCCACAGACACGTGTGGCACTTGCAGAGACACAGCAATGTATTATCGGCTTCATTTTCTTAGTTGTCAAAACAACGAACAAGTTCTTGAACATCTTGTTCCATAGCAAATCGCATTTCTATagtacttttttctttttaattttgttggAAACAAATCTTTATCCTCAACACTAAAAAACTTTCATTTGTccgttataataataatatgataatatttttaattaaaaaataaaattaatataattaaaatattaatttattaagttaTTAAATGGGTGTATTTACTATTTGGAGTGTGAAAGTATCATCACTGAATTTTCTTGACTTGGAAAAGAGACATGCCATTAAAGTAAGAAATTTTCACTTATATAAGGTTGTTATGATTTGTAGAgataatatgatttttattttttttttaggtcAGAATTTAATTTTTGGAGAGCTGAGTTCTGACATTTGATCAGCTGCCAAAACTAAATTATGAcctctattttgttttttttttttctttaaaaaatagtgGAATTGAGAAAGAAGTAGGGGGggaattaaattattaatggttttaaataaaataatttgagaaaaaaatggaataaaagtgtagaaatttattttttttaaagtgaacttgaaaaaggtaattatatttaataagtgTGTAggatataattatttaaacaagcaaaaaattataaataaataattttaaatagatttattttaaagaaatttaaattagaaatattcataaataagaaaaaaaatagaaaaaaaatgaagaattaTAATTAAGAAAGTAATAAAGTATGTGATATAATTGAATTTATTGAGTTGTAAAatgtattttgattttaaaaaataagtgtgtgtaatatattaatatagagaataaatatttaaagaaataattatttaaaaatacatatattttaagaaaatataaattaaaaatatgtaaataagaaaaaattatgaagaagaagatgaaagattgaattgtaaaagaaatattacttatttcaaatgaaataatttgaggggaaaaattgaaataaaagtgtagaaatttaaaaaaaaaagttgagaaaAGTAATTATATTTAGACATATAAATACGTGATAATCCTAAGAAATACTCATTAAACTCTATATACTCACAAATCTTATACTCACAAATCTTAAAGATTCTTAGCCAGAGAGTTTTTTGTCTGtgaatttttcttctttctttgtgATAGGTCAATATCACAGAACTAGCTCAATTTGCAAAGAAATCAACTTTTTTTTCCACCTCGGACCCTCATACCTATTTTcggaaaacaaaaatattttagtaagaaaaaataatttagatatttaGATATAAggtaacaaataaattaattaagaaGTAATTAATTGGATGTAAAAGttaaagaaatttattttcaGAAAACCCAATATTTAGAAGTAATTATGTAgtcttttttttaagaaataattgttaataaattatttaatttataaaatgttatgatatataatttttaaaaatttgtaaatGTAGAATATTGGAGAAGGAAATCATGATGATTTGGTgttcaattaatttaaaattgaaagtgCTAAAATGGATTGCCATTGTCAATAATTTTGTTTACTTAaaacattattataaatatattacctctaaaataatttaaattgtgaCAATCAATCGATTTTGTGAGTAATGGTTCTAAATTAAGGTCATGAATTCAACTCAAGGAATGAATCATTGCTAAAGAGATATGCTTGGAATTTACTCTCTTATAACTTTAAGGTTGTCCTTGTGAATTTAAGAAGTGAGATCTATTAAATAAAGAGTTGAATAAAGGTCATTTTAAGTAATCAATGTAACTTCATCCAATCACATAAAATGTATGTGAGAAAATATTCTCCTACTATTCCTAGCTGTCACAAGTGGCATCAATAGCATTTGTTTTTCAAGAACAAGAATTAATCATTTTGTGGCAAAAAATTATTCATGTCTTAACTAACCTTCAATTTTGGGTTGAACAAGAACATTAAATAGAATCATGTTCGATTCACATCACTTCTCCTTTGCACCCCTTTACATTCCTTGTACACTACTGAAATTACTTTAGCAGAAAAAggtgaagaatgaaaaaaaatgaacttCTTTTTAGTGATGTGAAGTCCTCCAAATAAACATGTACAGGTTGTGCTTTATTAGAGCATGCCCCACCCATTCTTGCacagtttttgtttttaagcTAAGCTTCGCACGACAATAATTGTTCTCATAATAACTATATTTCTGTATTATGGTAGTCAATGAGTTGGTCCCTTTTTTGGTTGTTAATAATCAGATGATTAGTGTATGAAAATCAGCTTCTATTATGTTACCTTTTAGACTTAAGAATGATATTAGACCTTTAAACCACAGAAATTTGTAGCTTTTTGTTGTCTATTATTTAGCCAACTAGAACCATTGTGAACATTTCTAAATAAACACATTCCCAAAAGTGCGTGGAAGTTCTGAATTTAATTAAGAACTGGTTTCACATTACAGGCTTTTCGATAGATAGGACTAAAGTAAAGTTTAGAGTGCTTTTATGAGCAGATAAGAATATAATGGGAGATTGGTGGTCTCTGAAGATGCAAAATAAATACGTGTTGGTGATCTCATGCTGtcatatttcattttttgtatttaaaagatGCGAAGGAAGTGCTAGTAAGTCATCTTTCATTGTTGGGTGTGATCACTTTAATTCGTTTTGTTTTGTAGCTCCGTTTCGGACCACAATGAAAATGACAATCCTTATTCTCCTGTGTTTTCATGCTGAGAAAAACGGTGGGTCTGCACACCGAAATGATGCGATGCTCTTATCACATGAAGAATGAAGAGGCTACTACGTATATGAGCAAGGTTGGTGTCTTTGTTGGTTTTGAGTTAAAGACAAAGACGGTAAATGGGTAGGGCCCATGAAGGTGCTTCTAATTCATGGACTATTAGGGGGGTCACCACGTGACTCAAACCCTCCTTAAACAGCTTTATTGCAAaccttttcatttatttattccttCTTCCACTTTCTTTGCTGCATGCTTGCTTGCTTACTTTCTCTTGCATTCATCCCTCTCTATTGCTCTCTCACTCCCTTAATATTCAACCAATGAAGCAACACATTGCTTTGcttttctttcttctccttctttcctCCTTCCAAGCTTCTGCCCGTCTCCTTCAACCACCCAAAGCTCCAAGACAAGGTAAACTACATCACATGCTGTATTACATTATATTCTATTTCATGTCTTTGTCTTTGTTCACCTGAGGTTGTAACAACTTTATATAGGTGAGAGGGAAGTGGAGGTCAATGATAACGCTATTTCTCAGTCATCCCTTCAGCTAAATGATGATATGGAAGAAGTAAGAACACATGTGATGTTTAACCTATCTCCTCCAATT encodes the following:
- the LOC137830290 gene encoding putative phytosulfokines 6 is translated as MKQHIALLFFLLLLSSFQASARLLQPPKAPRQGEREVEVNDNAISQSSLQLNDDMEELMGSEECYVKDEACSSRRMMVDAHLDYIYTQYHKP